Proteins encoded within one genomic window of Deinococcus depolymerans:
- a CDS encoding ABC transporter ATP-binding protein, with protein MFSRPGRPALPLSPDAPRVRRDPRQLVRLLAFARPYRALFVVGLLATLVSSGLNLVFPALFGRLIDASFLRVGSSDTSQLDRTVLLLLGIFALSAVFGAAQSYLLSRVGAGVVADLRRAVFSHLLTLSPRFFGEHKTGDLTSRLTSDVGTVQTVTSTALAQLAAQSVSLVGAVVLLVSTSARLSLLTLAVIPLVIGTAVVVGRQIRRVSREVQDAVAGANASAEEAISGVRVVQSFTAEGVEQGRYGEGVLASFRAALRRAQWQALMAGVMSFLTFGALAVVLWYGGRQVMAGSLTPGNLVTFLFYALQVGGTVAALTGIFNQFQEALGASGRIFELLDERSDLPQPAQPAPLARAEGRVAFEGVSFGYGADGERGAVLRDVTLDVPAGQVVALVGPSGAGKTTLVNLIPRFWDVTGGTLRVDGRDVREYALADLRAQVGLVPQETLLFSGTVRENILYGRPGARPEEVEAAARAANAHEFITAFPQGYDTVVGERGVKLSGGQRQRVAIARAVLKDPRILILDEATSALDNESEALVQAALERLMQGRTTFVIAHRLSTIRNADRIVVMDGGRVVEDGPHAALIAQGGLYRDLYELQFRSQEDARAQLAAP; from the coding sequence ATGTTCTCCCGTCCTGGCCGCCCTGCACTTCCTTTGAGTCCGGATGCTCCGCGTGTGCGGCGGGATCCGCGTCAGCTGGTGCGGTTGCTGGCGTTTGCGCGGCCGTACCGGGCGTTGTTCGTGGTGGGGTTGCTGGCGACGTTGGTGTCGAGTGGGTTGAATCTGGTGTTCCCGGCGTTGTTCGGGCGTCTGATTGATGCGTCGTTCCTGCGGGTGGGGTCGTCGGACACGTCGCAGCTGGACCGGACGGTGCTGTTGCTGCTGGGGATCTTCGCGCTGTCGGCGGTGTTCGGGGCGGCGCAGTCGTACCTGCTCTCGCGGGTGGGGGCGGGCGTGGTGGCGGACCTGCGGCGGGCGGTGTTCTCGCACCTGCTGACGCTCTCGCCGCGTTTTTTCGGGGAGCATAAGACGGGGGACCTGACGAGCCGCCTGACCTCGGATGTGGGGACCGTGCAGACGGTGACGAGTACGGCGCTGGCGCAACTGGCGGCGCAGTCGGTGAGTCTGGTGGGGGCGGTGGTGCTGCTGGTCAGCACGAGCGCGCGCCTGAGCCTGCTGACGCTGGCGGTGATTCCGCTGGTGATCGGGACGGCGGTGGTGGTGGGGCGTCAGATCCGCCGGGTGAGCCGTGAGGTGCAGGACGCCGTGGCGGGCGCGAACGCCAGTGCCGAGGAGGCGATCAGCGGCGTGCGGGTCGTGCAGAGTTTCACGGCGGAGGGCGTGGAGCAGGGCCGGTATGGGGAGGGCGTGCTGGCGAGCTTCCGGGCGGCGCTGCGGCGCGCGCAGTGGCAGGCGCTGATGGCGGGCGTGATGAGTTTCCTGACGTTCGGGGCGCTGGCGGTGGTGCTGTGGTACGGGGGGCGGCAGGTGATGGCGGGCAGCCTGACGCCGGGGAATCTGGTGACGTTCCTGTTCTACGCGCTTCAGGTGGGGGGGACGGTGGCGGCCCTGACCGGGATCTTCAATCAGTTTCAGGAGGCGCTGGGCGCGTCGGGCCGGATTTTCGAGCTGCTGGACGAGCGCAGTGACCTGCCGCAGCCCGCGCAGCCGGCGCCGCTGGCCCGCGCGGAGGGCCGGGTGGCGTTCGAGGGAGTCTCGTTCGGGTACGGCGCGGACGGTGAGCGGGGCGCGGTGCTGCGGGACGTGACGCTGGACGTCCCGGCCGGGCAGGTCGTGGCGCTCGTCGGGCCGAGCGGGGCGGGGAAGACGACGCTGGTGAACCTGATTCCGCGTTTCTGGGATGTGACGGGCGGCACGCTGCGCGTGGATGGCCGGGACGTGCGCGAGTACGCCCTGGCGGACCTGCGGGCGCAGGTGGGCCTCGTGCCGCAGGAAACCTTGCTGTTCAGTGGCACGGTGCGCGAGAACATCCTGTACGGCCGTCCCGGCGCGCGTCCCGAGGAGGTCGAGGCGGCGGCCCGCGCCGCGAACGCGCACGAGTTCATCACGGCCTTCCCGCAGGGGTACGACACGGTGGTGGGCGAGCGGGGCGTGAAACTGTCCGGCGGGCAGCGGCAGCGCGTGGCGATCGCGCGGGCGGTCCTGAAGGACCCCCGCATCCTGATTCTGGACGAGGCGACGAGCGCGCTCGACAACGAGTCCGAGGCGCTGGTGCAGGCGGCGCTGGAGCGGCTGATGCAGGGCCGCACGACGTTCGTGATCGCGCACCGCCTGAGCACCATCCGGAATGCCGACCGGATCGTGGTCATGGACGGGGGCCGCGTCGTCGAGGACGGCCCGCACGCCGCGCTGATCGCGCAGGGCGGCCTGTACCGTGACCTGTACGAGTTGCAGTTCCGGTCGCAGGAGGACGCCCGGGCGCAGCTGGCGGCCCCCTGA
- a CDS encoding Lrp/AsnC family transcriptional regulator — MSQNLLDALDRQILGILQRDARIANTELADEIGLTPAPTLRRVRRLEEEGVIQRYVALLDPKMVGRELMVIVRVTLDKQTKAGFEEFAKKMQDRPEVLECFLCLGDIDYLLKVCVPDLDAYQHFLVNTLAAIPGVRNTASTIVVKQEKHTTSLPLD; from the coding sequence ATGTCTCAGAACCTTCTTGACGCACTGGACCGGCAGATTCTCGGGATCCTGCAGCGCGACGCCCGCATCGCGAACACGGAACTCGCCGACGAGATCGGCCTGACGCCCGCCCCGACGCTACGCCGCGTGCGCCGCCTGGAGGAGGAGGGCGTGATTCAGCGGTACGTGGCGCTGCTGGACCCGAAGATGGTGGGTCGGGAACTGATGGTGATCGTGCGCGTCACGCTGGACAAGCAGACCAAGGCGGGCTTCGAGGAGTTCGCGAAGAAGATGCAGGACCGCCCGGAGGTGCTGGAGTGCTTCCTGTGCCTGGGCGACATCGACTACCTGCTGAAGGTGTGCGTGCCGGACCTGGACGCCTACCAGCATTTCCTCGTGAACACGCTGGCCGCCATTCCCGGCGTGCGCAACACGGCCAGCACCATCGTGGTGAAGCAGGAAAAGCACACGACCAGCCTCCCGCTCGACTGA
- a CDS encoding peptidylprolyl isomerase, which yields MHQRVLSCVALLGVLLSACAPAASQSAAPAAPAPQKAPPAPVSFEAMPFLSEGPVRSFPAPPPMTINPARTYRAVLKTAQGDVTVDLYAKASPVAVNNFVFLARHHFYDGTRFHRVIEGFMAQGGDPLSADPARSAEWGTGGPGYQFMAEVQNGLRFDRAGVLGMARAASLNSQGSQFFITVAPADFLSGGYTVFGQVVGGQEVLNRLQRNYTGSGRVVGAGADLLTGVQVFESR from the coding sequence ATGCATCAGCGTGTTCTGTCCTGCGTGGCCCTGCTGGGCGTTCTGCTCTCCGCCTGCGCCCCGGCCGCGTCGCAGTCGGCGGCGCCGGCCGCGCCCGCGCCGCAGAAGGCCCCGCCCGCCCCCGTGTCGTTCGAGGCGATGCCGTTCCTGTCGGAGGGTCCGGTGCGGTCGTTCCCGGCGCCGCCGCCCATGACCATCAATCCGGCCCGGACGTACCGCGCGGTCCTGAAGACAGCCCAGGGGGACGTGACGGTGGACCTGTACGCGAAGGCGTCGCCGGTCGCGGTGAACAACTTCGTGTTCCTGGCCCGCCATCACTTCTATGACGGCACGCGCTTTCACCGGGTGATCGAGGGCTTCATGGCGCAGGGCGGCGATCCCCTCAGCGCCGATCCGGCCCGGTCGGCGGAGTGGGGAACGGGCGGCCCCGGGTACCAGTTCATGGCGGAAGTCCAGAACGGGCTGCGGTTCGACCGGGCGGGCGTGCTGGGCATGGCGCGCGCGGCGAGCCTGAATTCGCAGGGCAGTCAGTTCTTCATCACGGTCGCCCCGGCGGACTTCCTGAGCGGCGGGTACACGGTGTTCGGGCAGGTGGTCGGCGGTCAGGAGGTCCTGAACCGCCTGCAACGGAACTACACCGGCAGCGGCCGGGTGGTCGGGGCGGGCGCGGACCTCCTGACCGGCGTGCAGGTGTTCGAGTCCCGCTGA
- a CDS encoding aldo/keto reductase, which produces MEQRDFGTTGLRVSALGLGAGQVGDAALTEEHVGTLLNRAVDRGVTLVDTARGYGLSEERIGRHLSYRRHDFILSSKGGYGADGADDWTPQAIRLGIEQALTRLRCDWIDIFHLHSCPPDTLRREDLLGALDDARAAGLIRVAAYSGENEALAWAAQSGRFGSLETSVNLADQWSRHQVLPAAQDAGLGVIAKRPIANAAWRFTQRPAGDYAETYWERLGQLDLNGVREAAGLDWTQFALRFSAYAPGVHSAIVGTASIENLERNVRIVQEGPLPLDVLTHIEAAWRAHGADWGGEV; this is translated from the coding sequence ATGGAGCAACGGGACTTTGGAACGACTGGCCTGCGCGTCTCGGCGCTGGGCCTGGGGGCCGGGCAGGTCGGGGACGCGGCGCTGACCGAGGAGCACGTCGGGACGCTGCTGAACCGCGCGGTGGACCGGGGCGTGACCCTGGTGGACACGGCGCGCGGCTACGGTCTCAGCGAGGAACGCATCGGGCGGCACCTGTCGTACCGGCGGCACGACTTCATCCTCAGCAGCAAGGGCGGGTACGGCGCGGACGGCGCCGACGACTGGACCCCGCAGGCCATCCGCCTGGGCATCGAGCAGGCCCTGACGCGGCTGCGCTGCGACTGGATCGACATCTTCCACCTGCACTCCTGCCCGCCCGACACGCTGCGCCGCGAGGACCTGCTGGGCGCGCTGGACGACGCCCGCGCTGCCGGCCTGATCCGCGTGGCGGCGTACAGCGGCGAGAACGAGGCGCTGGCCTGGGCCGCGCAGTCCGGGCGCTTCGGGAGCCTGGAGACGAGCGTGAACCTCGCCGACCAGTGGAGCCGCCATCAGGTGCTGCCTGCCGCGCAGGACGCCGGGCTGGGCGTGATCGCCAAGCGGCCTATCGCGAACGCCGCGTGGCGCTTCACGCAGCGTCCGGCCGGCGACTACGCTGAGACGTACTGGGAACGGCTGGGCCAGCTCGACCTGAACGGCGTGCGCGAGGCCGCCGGGCTGGACTGGACGCAGTTCGCGCTGCGCTTCAGTGCGTACGCGCCGGGCGTGCACAGCGCCATCGTGGGCACCGCCAGCATCGAGAACCTGGAACGCAACGTCCGGATCGTGCAGGAAGGCCCGCTGCCGCTGGACGTCCTGACGCACATCGAGGCCGCGTGGCGCGCGCACGGCGCGGACTGGGGCGGCGAAGTCTGA
- the ald gene encoding alanine dehydrogenase: MHIGLPKEIKVKENRVALTPGGVATLVRRGHTVTVQQGAGLGSGIPDQDYVNAGATLGSADEAWAAQMVVKVKEPIQSEYHYLRPDLLLFTYLHLAADRPLTDALLAAGTTGVAYETVQTGDGSLPLLTPMSEVAGRLSVQAGAYHLQKPVGGRGVLLGGVPGVQPGHVTIIGGGVVGTNAAKMAMGLGAKVTILDVSQRRLAYLDDVFFGKITTMMSSEANIRDLLPTTDLLIGGVLIPGAKAPHLVTRDMLGLMPEGSVIVDVAVDQGGCVETIHATTHDDPTYIVDGVIHYGVANMPGAVPRTSTFALTNQTLPYALLLADHGPSALHRNPALMLGLNTHQGKLTYQGVADAFELPYTAPETALA, encoded by the coding sequence ATGCACATCGGACTCCCCAAAGAAATCAAGGTCAAGGAAAACCGCGTCGCCCTCACCCCCGGCGGCGTCGCCACCCTCGTCCGCCGCGGCCACACCGTCACCGTCCAGCAGGGCGCCGGCCTCGGCAGCGGCATCCCCGACCAGGACTACGTGAACGCCGGCGCCACCCTGGGAAGTGCCGACGAAGCCTGGGCCGCGCAGATGGTCGTGAAGGTCAAGGAACCCATCCAGAGCGAGTACCACTACCTCCGCCCCGACCTGCTGCTGTTCACGTACCTGCACCTCGCCGCCGACCGCCCCCTCACCGATGCCCTCCTCGCGGCGGGCACCACCGGCGTCGCCTACGAGACCGTGCAGACGGGCGACGGCAGCCTCCCCCTGCTGACCCCCATGAGCGAGGTCGCGGGCCGCCTCAGCGTCCAGGCCGGCGCGTACCACCTGCAGAAACCCGTCGGCGGACGCGGCGTCCTCCTCGGCGGCGTTCCCGGCGTGCAACCCGGCCACGTCACCATCATCGGCGGCGGCGTGGTGGGCACCAACGCCGCCAAGATGGCCATGGGCCTCGGCGCCAAGGTCACCATCCTTGACGTGAGCCAGCGCCGCCTCGCGTACCTCGACGACGTCTTCTTCGGCAAGATCACCACCATGATGAGCAGCGAAGCCAACATCCGCGACCTGCTCCCCACCACCGACCTCCTCATCGGCGGCGTCCTCATCCCCGGCGCCAAGGCCCCCCACCTCGTCACCCGCGACATGCTGGGCCTCATGCCCGAAGGCAGCGTCATCGTCGACGTCGCCGTCGACCAGGGCGGCTGTGTCGAAACCATCCACGCCACCACCCACGACGACCCCACCTACATCGTCGACGGCGTCATCCACTACGGCGTCGCCAACATGCCCGGCGCCGTCCCCCGCACCAGCACCTTCGCCCTTACCAACCAGACCCTCCCGTACGCCCTGCTGCTCGCCGACCACGGCCCCAGCGCCCTGCACCGCAACCCCGCGCTGATGCTCGGCCTGAACACCCACCAGGGCAAACTGACCTACCAGGGCGTCGCGGACGCCTTCGAGCTGCCGTACACGGCTCCGGAAACGGCTCTGGCCTGA